The following coding sequences lie in one Uranotaenia lowii strain MFRU-FL unplaced genomic scaffold, ASM2978415v1 HiC_scaffold_61, whole genome shotgun sequence genomic window:
- the LOC129760445 gene encoding protein suppressor of hairy wing-like: MVRICYIPGCRTNRDFYEGIPMFPFPRDHPEQMAAWVRICKRPVGYDPPVSATICGKHFEPDLIIKDDWQWRSLGKLRVEALPTLNLDYLPQISKKINDNENLGEPKTKLERTENYQKEQRKQRGKSKARKIKKGKRLQKKSSEEAISSDNEAESRDIGVTKYKRTKISHKDNFTQVMKMRTNQIESSIEQVVVSHENDNGVIFEVEAVNYNLDTFCRLCCVKYENDTNRSLNELGEDEAVSYILKVCLVESSLLDPIEHICGKCYDEFTSFLQFIKICQNSQLNLLLQISQATAKSEEENLSQSSSASEKEHSDEDEPQNLTVKIEMDYVGTDDGYMIPSSETENEIKISDPEDNETEEMESARKIRYIDRLVAKLDSEKRSKKNPPPPRDYDCIDCGAQFNRVWILKRHRKECEKIGSPDSLKTRSYVCSLCSKTVSSLAGYRYHLWSIHRGLIQTNGNNEHLPEELRKLHARRSVRCPLCEDTFEIKYDLRYHLMNHRRMQQQGGSTNLSKSSDEFSGSTVCTICGKNSSSPAALRIHMRFHMKQKDFKCDQCDKCFYLRTELRNHVRQIHENIITVYECDVCNKKLTSRSKLTDHKRLHEVSKLKQCPHCPKRYTNNGGLKFHINKHHGPQNTKGPGAPVQGPESKSDDKTANTTQSYEQMLTGLYGIF; encoded by the exons ATGGTAAGAATATGTTACATACCGGGATGCCGTACCAATCGGGATTTTTACGAAGGTATTCCGATGTTTCCGTTTCCGCGAGACCACCCGGAGCAGATGGCTGCCTGGGTGCGGATCTGCAAACGGCCTGTTGGGTACGATCCTCCAGTCAGCGCGACGATCTGCGGGAAACACTTTGAACCCGACCTGATTATCAAAGACGACTGGCAGTGGCGTTCTTTGGGCAAATTGAGAGTGGAAGCCTTGCCAACGCTAAATCTCGATTACTTACcacaaataagtaaaaaaatcaatgataacGAAAATCTCGGTGAACCAAAAACAAAGCTCGAACGgactgaaaattatcaaaaagaacAACGGAAACAGAGAGGAAAATCCAaagcgagaaaaattaaaaaaggaaaacgaCTTCAGAAAAAGTCTTCAGAGGAAGCCATATCGAGTGACAACGAAGCTGAAAGTAGGGATATAGGGGTTACAAAGTACAAAAGAACCAAAATCAGTCACAAGGATAATTTCACCCAAGTCATGAAGATGAGAACTAACCAAATCGAATCTTCCATTGAACAAGTTGTAGTTTCTCACGAAAATGATAATGGTGTAATATTCGAAGTTGAAGCAGTAAATTACAATTTGGACACTTTTTGTCGACTTTGTTGTGTAAAATACGAAAACGACACCAATCGTAGTTTGAATGAATTAGGTGAAGACGAGGCTGTATCATATATACTGAAAGTTTGTTTAGTTGAATCTTCATTGTTGGATCCCATTGAGCATATTTGTGGGAAATGCTACGATGAATTCACTTCTTTCCTgcagtttattaaaatttgtcaaaatagtcagttgaatttattgttgCAAATAAGCCAAGCAACGGCAAAATCCGAAGAAGAGAACTTATCTCAATCATCAAGTGCAAGCGAAAAGGAACACAGCGACGAAGATGAACCTCAAAATTTAACTGTAAAGATAGAGATGGACTATGTCGGAACGGATGACGGTTATATGATACCTTCTTCAGAAAcggaaaatgaaatcaaaatctcCGACCCTGAAGATAACGAAACCGAAGAAATGGAAAGCGCTCGAAAAATTCGATACATTGATCGCTTGGTGGCGAAACTTGATTCGGAAAAGCGTTCGAAGAAAAATCCTCCGCCTCCGCGAGATTATGATTGCATAGATTGCGGTGCACAATTTAATCGTGTTTGGATTCTCAAACGACACAGAAAAGAGTGTGAAAAAATTGGTAGTCCCGATTCGTTAAAGACACGCTCATATGTATGTTCACTTTGCAGCAAAACCGTATCGAGCCTCGCCGGATATCGGTACCATCTGTGGTCAATTCACCGAGGATTGATACAGACGAATGGCAACAACGAACACCTACCGGAGGAATTGAGGAAACTTCACGCACGGCGATCAGTAAGATGCCCATTGTGCGAAGATACATTTGAAATAAAGTACGATCTCCGATATCACCTGATGAATCACAGGCGAATGCAGCAGCAGGGTGGGTCGACCAATCTGTCCAAATCATCGGATGAATTCTCTGGCTCAACGGTTTGCACCATATGCGGTAAAAATTCTTCCAGTCCTGCTGCACTTCGAATTCACATGAGATTTCATATGAAACAGAAGGATTTCAAGTGCGATCAATGTGACAAATGTTTCTATCTGCGG ACCGAGCTGCGAAATCACGTGAGGCAGATACATGAAAACATTATAACCGTTTACGAGTGTGATGTGTGCAACAAAAAATTGACTAGCAGATCGAAATTGACCGATCACAAACGATTGCACGAAGTATCGAAGCTCAAACAGTGCCCCCACTGTCCGAAAAGGTACACCAATAATGGGGGCCTAAAATTTCACATCAACAAACATCACGGTCCACAAAATACGAAAGGCCCAGGCGCACCTGTTCAGGGACCAGAATCTAAAAGCGATGACAAGACGGCTAACACGACACAGAGTTACGAGCAGATGCTGACCGGGCTGTACGGAATATTTTAA
- the LOC129760447 gene encoding NADH dehydrogenase [ubiquinone] 1 alpha subcomplex subunit 6, with protein MASREAVRRTVQSVRPILSVDREEARKRVLNLYRAWYRQLPYIVMDYDIPKSVEQCREKLRDEFLKNKAINDIRVIDMLVIKGQMELKESVSIWKQKGHIMRYWKESQEPKPTDFLSKFLSGSN; from the exons ATGGCCAGCCGTGAAGCCGTCCGCCGTACCGTACAGAGTGTCCGACCGATCCTATCCGTGGACCGAGAAGAAGCGCGTAAACGCGTGCTTAACTTGTACCGTGCCTGGTATCGGCAGCTTCCCTACATCG TGATGGACTATGATATTCCTAAATCGGTTGAACAGTGCCGAGAAAAATTGCGCGACGAATTCCTCAAGAACAAGGCTATCAATGACATCCGAGTTATTGATATGTTAGTGATCAAG gGTCAAATGGAACTCAAAGAATCGGTTTCGATCTGGAAGCAAAAGGGCCATATCATGCGCTACTGGAAGGAATCCCAGGAACCGAAGCCAACCGATTTCCTGTCGAAGTTTTTGTCAGGCTCCAACTAG
- the LOC129760442 gene encoding uncharacterized protein LOC129760442: MMGLQTATSSSNKRKFEDSSVSGDEDNAPQQQQQQQQKTEDHLPNQEQDGPSECKNPRLELMEEQKEQNVEMTDSSTRSTSSSSNNDTNHTTESTSTGSIMSINSSITKPIVASPLIAGTPTTVPVNSPLLLPPVSSPVEDSIAKLEAVAVPGETNWSCESLTDPISKLQAVAVPGEAWGSDSTRSTLATTLLAADDLDDDDDDFEDDFDDDETILPSYSPIRYPCSPNRGGYLPAYPKPGYFPEPYQNCSRTGSGNNGAQQYASRGYGWSQHGYYSPPYEAPPSQQTIRCAENGKSYFELGSANYTNIQQFGGAQGRHLKRCCDGRNMSCNNKQCYKERRLKMMNLSMFKLARFRQASDQSLYRSVLICNTLKSIEREIDNENKEFNHHHLHQQHHPHPHYSAPPHHHLQHVHQSQQQNEYNNGPLYNNNRLGSDKQTSQPQAPKFSDINNSGSPSYNRLQSGSNASSNTSSQPLSSYGTSTASECTADQQESQTITTQLSSYDQQSHHLDGSLATVTTASPTTVVTSTINSSHHPLKEPQSGRATPFPLVSSSIANSTNSSSNTSNGVYHDSDSGFGDDDCTRPINWGSVLSLSSQSALDPLNNNDLFVTSPSVAVSVANDNSHSLLAVANNDNCDSSTSNLGLSTASVPGSDATGTIVVAGSNGSVNSDSSSESNLHHHHHHHEHSQNPASSSTNTSSTTTLTSLTTLTSNNHCDLNLTTLTTSPTPLLSSCASALQYHSSTNGSSWDLAYLDMDLGTTHELYDMFPNCYKITSFNSDVEMLGLKSSMLEPGKVVCDNDMDSFTTHIMVGS, translated from the coding sequence ATGATGGGTCTTCAAACGGCAACAAGTAGCAGCAACAAGCGCAAATTTGAGGATAGCAGTGTCTCCGGTGATGAAGATAACGccccacaacaacaacaacaacaacagcaaaagaCGGAAGACCATTTACCTAACCAAGAACAGGACGGTCCCAGCGAATGCAAAAATCCTCGCCTAGAGCTGATGGAGGAACAGAAGGAGCAGAATGTTGAAATGACCGATAGTAGCACCCGCAGCACTAGTAGCAGTAGCAATAATGATACAAACCATACGACGGAATCCACTAGTACTGGATCAATCATGAGCATCAACAGTAGTATAACGAAACCGATTGTGGCTTCTCCACTGATCGCCGGGACACCCACAACCGTACCGGTTAATAGCCCTCTGCTGCTGCCACCGGTATCGAGTCCTGTGGAAGACAGTATAGCAAAACTTGAAGCCGTGGCAGTACCCGGTGAAACGAACTGGAGTTGCGAATCTCTAACCGATCCCATCAGCAAGCTACAAGCCGTTGCTGTCCCAGGAGAAGCGTGGGGCTCGGATAGCACTAGATCGACACTGGCCACCACTCTTCTAGCTGCTGATGATttggacgacgacgatgacgacttTGAAGATGACTTCGACGACGATGAAACGATATTACCCAGCTATTCTCCCATCCGCTATCCGTGTTCGCCAAATCGTGGAGGTTATCTGCCAGCCTACCCGAAGCCCGGATACTTCCCTGAACCATACCAGAACTGTTCCAGAACAGGATCGGGAAATAATGGAGCCCAGCAATACGCTAGTCGAGGTTACGGATGGAGTCAACACGGGTACTATTCGCCACCATACGAGGCACCTCCTTCACAACAAACAATCCGTTGTGCTGAGAATGGTAAATCTTATTTCGAGCTTGGCAGCGCTAATTACACCAACATTCAGCAGTTTGGGGGCGCTCAAGGACGGCATCTCAAACGGTGTTGCGATGGACGTAATATGTCGTGCAATAACAAACAATGCTACAAGGAAAGGCGATTGAAGATGATGAATCTCTCCATGTTCAAATTGGCCCGGTTTCGGCAGGCATCGGACCAGTCGCTTTACCGATCGGTTCTCATTTGCAATACGCTTAAATCGATAGAGCGTGAGATTGACAACGAAAACAAAGAGTTCAATCACCACCATCTGCATCAGCAACATCATCCCCATCCGCATTACTCGGCGCCACCGCATCATCATCTCCAACATGTGCATCAATCGCAGCAACAGAACGAGTACAACAACGGGCCATTGTACAACAACAATCGATTGGGCAGCGACAAACAAACTTCGCAACCACAAGCTCCCAAATTTAGTGATATTAACAATAGTGGTAGTCCTAGCTATAATAGACTGCAATCTGGTAGCAATGCAAGCAGCAATACATCATCGCAACCATTGTCATCCTACGGCACTAGTACTGCTTCCGAATGTACCGCCGACCAACAGGAATCCCAAACAATCACAACACAATTATCATCCTACGATCAACAATCGCACCATCTAGACGGTTCCTTGGCAACTGTAACAACGGCATCTCCGACAACCGTCGTAACGTCGACCATCAACAGCAGTCACCATCCTTTGAAGGAACCACAGTCTGGTCGAGCGACACCATTCCCCTTGGTATCTTCCTCGATCGCGAATTCTACCAACAGTAGTAGCAACACATCGAACGGAGTCTACCACGACAGTGATTCCGGCTTTGGCGATGATGACTGTACCCGGCCCATCAATTGGGGTTCGGTGCTCAGTTTATCCTCGCAGTCGGCACTCGACCCATTGAACAACAACGACCTTTTCGTCACCTCGCCGAGTGTCGCAGTCAGCGTCGCCAACGATAATAGCCATTCTCTCCTGGCAGTAGCGAATAACGATAATTGTGATAGTAGCACTAGTAATTTAGGTTTAAGTACGGCATCGGTGCCAGGCAGCGATGCAACAGGAACTATTGTTGTAGCCGGAAGCAATGGTAGCGTCAATAgtgatagcagtagtgaaagCAATCTCCACCATCACCACCATCATCATGAGCACAGTCAAAATCCCGCCAGCTCATCTACGAACACCTCCAGCACGACTACCTTGACCTCACTTACGACCCTGACTTCGAACAACCATTGTGATCTAAATCTTACCACCCTTACCACATCCCCTACACCGCTACTTTCTTCCTGTGCTTCAGCCCTGCAGTACCACAGTAGCACCAACGGGTCCAGTTGGGATCTTGCCTATTTAGACATGGACCTAGGTACGACGCACGAGCTCTACGACATGTTTCCCAACTGCTACAAAATAACGTCGTTCAACTCGGACGTCGAAATGCTCGGCTTAAAATCCTCTATGTTGGAACCGGGCAAGGTTGTCTGTGATAACGATATGGACTCTTTTACCACCCACATCATGGTCGGGAGTTAG
- the LOC129760446 gene encoding zinc finger protein 394-like, translating to MVKACAVLNCLSNRYFYEGIYMYPLPRENPDLLSTWMRACRRPEGYIPPGYMFVCEKHFDHSVVTRNSRDTRGKLLAGAVPTLNLDCELQPAVEKHSAPLNSEKGCKMKKHLKVENVGNRKTSKRKLKSYLTEGTIDINEAKEKAPAKVLNTRKKKRQKLEEIEEVVVDGGGCSAEVEFEEENLDLNMYAYCRLCCVKYEYGNNRSLDSLGDDETVTCLLSISLIESPAFTSAQQICMLCYDQFTNFVQFLKVCHRGQLNLMLQLSDQQGKPEEKSTDELHLAEESSTKQGEQFEEDTGSYMEESDSDLSENIVQNEPVDTRPESELPTINFESSDPAKTIDYIDQLITEMDQLKFKKHQHKPGRDYECNDCGKVFQRSHVHRAHRKHCSLVGNPLSLRNKRYDCPLCPRTSIQSLSGFRYHLWNIHRGIIQPNGNNDHVPEELMKMYIRKSYPCSLCKDTFGSRNQLRYHLLTHKRVLQGGPGFRKRFSDHPNASYSVLCNFCGKTMNSLAALELHMKFHKKQKDVKCEKCEKMFYQTHDMQIHMESVHLNIKHPCDICGKVLAAKKLLVNHKRLHDESALRRCPYCPKAYTQNSALKYHINKHHSLIPEPVKGGVGCDILKEDKQIDVDATTMGTSASDFTIF from the exons ATGGTAAAAGCATGTGCGGTCCTAAATTGCCTCTCCAATCGTTATTTCTACGAAGGCATCTACATGTACCCGTTACCTAGAGAAAACCCGGACCTTTTATCGACTTGGATGCGTGCTTGCCGACGTCCGGAGGGATATATTCCTCCCGGgtatatgtttgtttgtgagaaACACTTTGATCATTCAGTTGTAACCAGAAACTCTCGGGATACCCGAGGTAAACTGTTAGCAGGCGCGGTACCAACACTGAACTTAGACTGCGAACTCCAACCTGCGGTCGAAAAGCATTCAGCACCTCTTAATTCCGAAAAAGGATGCAAAATGAAGAAGCACCTGAAGGTAGAAAATGTCGGTAATCGAAAAACTAgtaaaagaaaactaaaaagtTATCTGACGGAGGGAACGATAGACATCAATGAAGCGAAAGAAAAAGCTCCTGCAAAAGTATTAAACACAAGAAAAAAGAAACGACAAAAACTGGAAGAAATAGAGGAAGTTGTAGTGGATGGCGGTGGTTGTTCAGCCGAAGTAGAATTTGAAGAAGAGAACTTGGATCTTAATATGTATGCTTATTGTCGGCTTTGTTGTGTAAAGTATGAATATGGTAATAACCGTAGTTTGGACAGCTTGGGAGACGATGAAACCGTAACGTGCTTACTGAGTATCAGTTTGATTGAATCACCTGCATTTACATCAGCCCAACAAATATGCATGTTATGTTACGACCAGTTTACGAATTTCGTTCAATTTCTCAAAGTATGTCATCGCGGTCAGTTGAATTTAATGCTACAACTTTCAGATCAGCAGGGTAAACCGGAAGAGAAATCCACTGATGAATTACATCTAGCTGAAGAGAGTTCTACTAAACAAGGAGAGCAGTTTGAAGAAGATACCGGCTCATATATGGAGGAAAGCGACTCTGATCTTTCTGAGAACATAGTACAAAATGAACCTGTTGACACAAGACCGGAATCAGAACTACCAactatcaattttgaaagtaGCGATCCTGCGAAAACGATAGACTATATTGATCAGTTGATAACAGAAATGGATCAATTAAAGTTCAAGAAACATCAACATAAACCAGGCAGGGATTACGAATGCAATGATTGTGGTAAGGTTTTTCAGCGCAGTCACGTGCATAGAGCTCACCGGAAACATTGTTCGCTGGTCGGGAATCCACTTTCACTACGGAATAAACGTTACGATTGCCCTCTTTGTCCCAGAACGTCCATTCAATCGCTCAGCGGTTTTCGCTACCATTTATGGAATATCCATCGAGGGATAATACAACCAAACGGCAATAACGATCACGTACCGGAAGAACTGATGAAGATGTATATAAGAAAATCCTACCCATGTTCGTTGTGCAAGGATACTTTCGGTTCCCGAAATCAGCTGCGGTACCATCTATTGACACATAAACGAGTCCTACAGGGCGGTCCGGGCTTCAGAAAACGCTTCAGTGATCACCCGAACGCATCCTATTCagtgttatgcaatttttgtggaaaaaccATGAATTCGCTTGCAGCCCTCGAGTTGCACATGAAATTTCATAAGAAGCAGAAAGATGTCAAATgcgaaaagtgtgaaaaaatgttttaccaaACT CATGATATGCAGATACATATGGAATCGGTTCATTTGAACATCAAACATCCGTGTGATATCTGCGGCAAGGTGCTAGCGGCCAAGAAACTGTTAGTCAATCATAAGCGGTTGCACGATGAATCAGCTCTTAGGCGGTGTCCATACTGCCCTAAGGCTTACACCCAGAACTCAGCCCTGAAGTATCACATCAACAAACATCACAGCTTGATACCGGAACCGGTGAAGGGAGGTGTTGGCTGTGATATTTTAAAGGAAGACAAACAAATCGATGTTGATGCCACTACGATGGGTACATCGGCTTctgatttcacaattttttga